A single region of the Lycium barbarum isolate Lr01 chromosome 2, ASM1917538v2, whole genome shotgun sequence genome encodes:
- the LOC132625805 gene encoding histone acetyltransferase HAC1-like isoform X5, translating to MSGGHMRISYEYLIQRQQAHEKPPKKVMDIVKRLEEGLFKSASTKEEYLNLSTLENRLHGLIKGLRMNNQNQRFSRVSSSGSVGTMIPTPGMAQSANSALIGTSSVDSSMAAGSTIASSTVNTGSFLPMANVSSSVTNGYQPTSNFMVSSGGNNLVPSMSGQRMTSQMIPTPGFNSSGGANLNNNSSAQSSMSLDSPSNIAAFSSVDSTIVSQPLQQKQHVAAQNSRILHTVGSHVGGGIRSGFQNRSYGQSTGPMNGGGLGMIGNNLHLVNGSASDGYIPATTYGNSPKSLPQHFDQQHQPLMQGDRYGISHADTSGSGNLCLPVSSVGMVMNNQKPGAVALQSMSKINSPLITNQSNLIASGQMPNIKVQPVDQSAKMNFQSQHAVGDNHLSSYQHQHRQQPPQQFQEQHQLVQSQPQQKLQNQQHQILSRSNAFAQSHLPSDLGIQVKSEPGNHDEPQQSRVNAGQFQFSDINQIQPNSVEDHSKGTQLLPPQSSQQDICLSVSQPSEQKHQLLNSQQFVTDSKSHFSFFSNGVHSDAVFQGQWYSKSQDGSQIPGSFSDKQNVQEELCQRTSRKEEAYPNNLSTERSPASQAFGNREVATNNSSNSICRFNNLPREQQYYNQQKWLLFLTHARGCSAPEGKCAEQNCIKAQKLVKHMERCSTFECQYPRCPATRVLINHYRRCRDLKCPVCIPVRNFVRAQQKVARPGCNSDMPNSANGTCRSYGPGEIASRLTAKQSSVPVQTNDLQPSLKRTKIEQPSQSLILETENCFMSVSAGQSHVTQNAQLVEQHGNAVKSEVTDVMMEIPAMAVQVSPGSIDIRNDNLDGTCIQKPDGDPVVSSNAASLVKQENVKTEKDIVQPKQENTSAPPESTSGSKSGKPTIKGVSMTELFTPEQVREHIIGLRRWVGQSKAKAEKNQAMEHSMSENSCQLCAVEKLNFEPPPIYCTPCGARIKRNAMYYTIGTGDTRHYFCIPCYNEARGDTIVVDGTTIPKARMEKKKNDEETEEWWVQCDKCEAWQHQICALFNGRRNDGGQAEYTCPNCYIIEVERGERKPLPQSAVLGAKDLPRTVLSDHIEERLDRVLKKERERRATREGKNSDEVPGAEGLVVRVVSSVDKKLEVKSRFLEVFQEENYPLEFPYKSKVLLLFQKIEGVEVCLFGMYVQEFGSECAQPNHRRVYLSYLDSVKYFRPEIKAWSGEALRTYVYHEILIGYLEYCKKRGFTSCYIWACPPLKGEDYILYCHPEIQKTPKSDKLREWYLSMLRKAVKENIVADLTNLYDHFFISTGECKAKVTAARLPYFDGDYWPGAAEDMIFQLQQEEDGRKHHKKGAMKKTISKRALKASGQSDLSGNATKDILLMHKLGETISPMKEDFIMVHLQHACTHCCILMVSGNRWVCKQCKNFQLCDKCYEVEQTLEARERHPIYHKDIHMLYPTEIDDVPADTEDKDGILESEFFDTRQAFLSLCQGNHYQYDTLRRAKHSSMMVLYHLHNPTAPAFVTTCNICHLDIETGQGWRCETCPDYDVCNACYQKDGGVDHPHKLTPHLSIAERDAQNTEAREQRVLQLKKMLELLVHASQCRSSHCQYPNCRKVKGLFRHGIQCKVRASGGCVLCKKMWYLLQLHARACKVSDCHVPRCRDLKEHLRRLQQQSDSRRRAAVMEMMRQRAAEVANSAG from the exons ATGTCAGGAGGTCATATGAGAATAAG CTACGAGTATCTCATACAGCGGCAGCAAGCCCATGAGAAACCTCCAAAGAAGGTTATGGATATAGTTAAACGCTTGGAGGAGGGCTTGTTTAAAAGTGCCTCAACAAAG GAGGAGTATTTGAATCTATCAACTTTGGAGAACCGCTTACATGGCCTGATTAAAGGCCTTCGGATGAACAATCAAAACCAACGATTCTCTCGAGTTAGCTCTTCTGGCTCCGTTGGTACAATGATACCAACTCCAGGCATGGCGCAAAGTGCGAATTCGGCCCTAATTGGAACATCGTCTGTTGACAGTTCCATGGCTGCTGGGAGTACCATTGCATCCTCTACTGTCAACACTGGAAGCTTCTTGCCAATGGCTAATGTGTCTTCCAGTG TGACAAATGGATATCAACCAACTTCCAATTTCATGGTCAGTTCGGGTGGGAATAATTTGGTACCATCAATGAGTGGGCAAAGAATGACAAGCCAAATGATCCCCACTCCTGGGTTTAATTCCAGTGGTGGTGCTAATTTGAATAATAACTCTAGTGCACAGTCTTCCATGAGTTTGGACTCACCCAGTAATATAGCTGCATTTTCTAGTGTTGATTCCACAATTGTTTCACAGCCTCTGCAACAAAAGCAGCATGTTGCTGCTCAAAACAGCCGTATACTGCATACGGTTGGCAGCCATGTGGGTGGTGGAATCAGGTCAGGATTTCAGAATAGATCCTATGGACAGTCAACAGGGCCTATGAATGGCGGGGGCCTTGGAATGATTGGAAACAATTTGCATTTGGTGAATGGTTCAGCATCTGATGGCTATATACCAGCAACCACGTACGGGAACTCTCCAAAGTCGTTGCCGCAGCATTTTGATCAGCAACATCAACCATTAATGCAAG GTGATAGATATGGTATCAGCCATGCCGATACTTCGGGGTCTGGAAACTTGTGTCTTCCTGTTTCTTCTGTGGGAATGGTCATGAATAATCAAAAACCTGGTGCTGTAGCCTTACAGTCCATGTCCAAAATAAACTCTCCTTTGATTACCAATCAGTCAAACTTGATTGCCTCTGGGCAGATGCCAAATATAAAGGTTCAACCAGTTGATCAGTCCGCGAAGATGAACTTTCAGTCCCAGCATGCAGTGGGAGATAACCATTTGTCTTCCTATCAGCATCAACACCGTCAACAGCCACCTCAGCAGTTCCAGGAGCAACACCAACTTGTTCAATCTCAACCCCAACAGAAGCTGCAAAATCAGCAGCACCAAATTTTGTCAAGGAGCAATGCTTTTGCTCAATCTCATTTACCTTCTGATCTTGGTATTCAGGTAAAGTCTGAGCCTGGAAATCATGATGAACCTCAACAGTCTCGGGTCAATGCTGGGCAATTTCAGTTTTCCGACATAAATCAGATTCAGCCAAATTCTGTTGAAGACCATTCTAAAGGTACTCAGTTGCTCCCTCCTCAGTCTAGTCAGCAGGATATCTGTTTGTCAGTGTCTCAGCCTTCAGAACAAAAGCATCAATTGTTGAATTCACAACAATTTGTTACTGATTCTAAGAGTCATTTCAGCTTTTTCTCTAATGGGGTTCATTCAGATGCAGTATTTCAGGGTCAATGGTATTCCAAGTCGCAAGATGGGAGTCAAATTCCAGGTAGCTTCTCAGATAAGCAAAATGTGCAAGAGGAGTTGTGTCAGAGAACTTCCAGGAAGGAAGAAGCTTATCCAAATAATTTGTCCACAGAGAGATCACCGGCCAGTCAAGCTTTTGGTAACAGAGAAGTTGCTACAAATAACTCAAGCAACTCCATCTGCAGATTTAATAACCTTCCTCGTGAACAACAATATTACAATCAGCAGAAGTGGCTATTATTTTTGACTCATGCACGTGGATGTTCTGCTCCTGAAGGGAAATGTGCAGAGCAGAATTGCATAAAAGCTCAAAAACTTGTGAAGCATATGGAACGATGCAGCACTTTTGAGTGTCAATATCCTCGTTGCCCTGCAACAAGGGTCTTAATTAATCACTATAGACGGTGCAGAGATCTAAAGTGTCCTGTTTGCATTCCTGTCAGGAATTTTGTACGGGCACAGCAGAAAGTTGCTCGTCCTGGCTGTAATTCGGATATGCCAAATTCCGCTAATGGTACTTGTAGATCCTATGGTCCTGGTGAAATTGCTTCCAGGTTGACTGCCAAGCAGAGTTCAGTGCCAGTTCAAACAAATGATTTGCAGCCTTCTCTTAAGCGCACGAAGATTGAGCAACCTTCTCAATCTCTTATCTTGGAAACTGAAAATTGTTTTATGTCAGTTTCCGCCGGCCAGTCTCATGTTACCCAAAATGCCCAGCTTGTTGAACAGCACGGCAATGCTGTGAAATCTGAAGTTACTGATGTAATGATGGAAATTCCTGCTATGGCTGTGCAAGTCAGTCCCGGGAGTATTGACATACGAAATGACAATTTGGATGGTACCTGCATTCAAAAGCCTGATGGTGATCCTGTTGTATCAAGTAATGCAGCTTCACTTGTGAAACAGGAAAATGTTAAGACTGAGAAGGACATTGTTCAGCCTAAACAGGAAAATACGTCAGCACCCCCTGAAAGCACCAGTGGATCCAAGTCTGGGAAGCCTACAATAAAGGGTGTATCAATGACTGAATTATTCACCCCAGAGCAAGTCCGAGAACACATTATTGGTCTGAGGCGATGGGTTGGCCAG AGCAAAGCAAAAGCAGAAAAAAATCAAGCAATGGAACATTCCATGAGTGAAAATTCATGTCAATTATGTGCAGTTGAGAAGCTAAATTTTGAACCTCCGCCTATATATTGTACTCCTTGTGGTGCTCGTATCAAACGAAATGCAATGTATTATACCATTGGAACTGGTGATACTAGACACTACTTCTGCATTCCATGCTATAATGAGGCTCGTGGAGACACCATTGTTGTTGATGGGACCACTATTCCAAAGGCGAGGatggagaaaaagaaaaatgatgagGAAACTGAAGAATGG TGGGTTCAATGTGATAAGTGTGAAGCTTGGCAACATCAGATTTGTGCATTGTTCAATGGTAGGAGGAATGATGGTGGGCAGGCTGAGTATACCTGTCCCAATTGCTATATTATAGAGGTTGAAAGAGGTGAACGTAAGCCCTTACCACAAAGTGCTGTTCTGGGAGCGAAAGATCTGCCTCGGACAGTTCTCAGCGATCATATTGAGGAACGATTAGATCGCgttttgaagaaagaaagagagagaagagcAACACGTGAAGGAAAAAATTCTGATGAG GTTCCTGGTGCTGAAGGGCTTGTTGTAAGAGTTGTGTCATCGGTAGACAAAAAGTTAGAAGTGAAATCAAGGTTTCTCGAGGTCTTTCAAGAAGAGAACTATCCCTTGGAGTTCCCATATAAATCAAAG GTGTTATTGTTATTTCAGAAAATTGAGGGTGTAGAAGTATGCCTCTTTGGCATGTATGTTCAGGAATTTGGATCTGAATGCGCACAACCAAATCATCGCCGTGTTTATCTCTCGTATCTAGATTCTGTCAAATATTTCAGGCCAGAGATCAAAGCATGGTCTGGCGAGGCTCTTCGTACATATGTGTACCATGAAATATTG ATTGGATATTTAGAATATTGCAAAAAGCGTGGTTTCACAAGTTGCTATATATGGGCTTGTCCTCCACTGAAGGGTGAagattatatattatattgccacCCGGAAATCCAGAAAACCCCAAAATCTGACAAGCTCAGAGAGTG GTATTTATCAATGTTAAGAAAAGCTGTGAAGGAAAATATTGTTGCAGATCTCACAAATTTATATGACCATTTCTTCATCTCCACGGGCGAATGTAAAGCTAAAGTGACTGCAGCTCGCCTGCCATATTTTGATGGGGACTATTGGCCTGGTGCAGCAGAGGATATgatttttcaacttcaacaagAAGAAGATGGGAGGAAACATCATAAGAAGGGAGCTATGAAGAAGACCATATCAAAAAGAGCTCTTAAAGCATCTGGTCAATCTGATCTTTCTGGAAATGCAACTAAGGATATACTTCTAATGCACAAA CTTGGTGAAACTATTTCTCCAATGAAGGAAGATTTTATTATGGTCCATTTGCAGCACGCGTGTACTCATTGCTGTATTTTAATGGTATCCGGAAATCGTTGGGTATGCAAACAATGCAAGAACTTTCAGCTTTGCGACAA GTGCTATGAAGTTGAGCAAACACTTGAAGCCAGAGAAAGACATCCTATTTATCACAAGGATATTCATATGCTTTATCCA ACTGAAATTGATGATGTACCTGCTGATACCGAGGATAAAGATGGCATTCTTGAGAGTGAGTTTTTTGATACAAGGCAGGCATTTTTGAGCCTTTGTCAAGGAAACCATTACCAATATGATACCCTGCGGCGTGCTAAACATTCCTCAATGATGGTTCTTTACCACCTTCATAATCCCACTGCACCAGCATTTGTGACAACTTGCAATATCTGTCATCTTGACATAGAAACGGGTCAAGGTTGGCGGTGTGAAACTTGCCCTGATTATGATGTTTGTAATGCTTGTTATCAGAAGGATGGTGGAGTTGATCATCCTCACAAGTTAACTCCTCACTTATCCATTGCTGAGCGTGATGCTCAGAATACAGAAGCTAGGGAACAACGAGTTCTGCAG CTTAAGAAGATGCTTGAGCTTTTGGTGCACGCATCTCAGTGCCGCTCTTCTCATTGTCAATATCCAAACTGTCGGAAAGTTAAAGGGCTTTTCCGCCATGGTATACAGTGTAAAGTACGTGCTTCAGGAGGTTGTGTTCTCTGTAAGAAAATGTGGTATCTACTACAACTTCATGCTCGTGCATGCAAAGTATCTGATTGTCATGTGCCACGATGCAG AGATTTGAAAGAACATCTTCGGAGGCTACAACAGCAGTCTGATTCTCGGCGGCGGGCTGCTGTTATGGAGATGATGAGACAACGTGCTGCAGAGGTTGCCAACAGTGCTGGGTGA